A region of the Planktothrix serta PCC 8927 genome:
TGAGTTAACCCCCGAAGACCGAGATCAGATTGTTGGACAGGTTTATCGGCGGTTAATGGAAATTGAGTCGCGGTTGTTACCTTGTGGTTTGCACCTTATTGGTAAACCCCCCACGGCCGAAGAAGCGATTTCAACTCTGGTAAATATCGCCAGTATTGATCGGGAGGAAGAAAATCTTCTCAGCTTACCCCGAATTATTGCCAATAGCCTTAACCGCGATCTTGAGGAACTCTACTCTAACAATAACCTAGGGGTATTAGCGGATGTGGAGTTATTACAGAAAATCACCGAAGCTTGCCGCGCCGCCGTTATCGCCTTAGTTAACGAACAAACCGACGCCGAAGGACGGGTTTCCTTAGTCTCCAAACTCAACTTCTTCAATATGGGTAAAAAAGAACCCTGGATTGAAGCACTGCATGAGTTCGGTTTCACCAAAGTTGACCCCGAACCCATTAAACCGTTATTTGAGTATTTGGAATTTTGCTTACAACAGATTTGCGCCGATAACGAGTTGGGTTCCTTGCTGCGAGCCTTAGAAGGAGAATACATCATCCCAGGGCCAGGTGGTGACCCCATCCGTAACCCCGATGTGTTACCGACGGGCAAAAATATGCACGCCCTCGATCCCCAGTCTATTCCCACCGCAGCCGCCGTCAAATCCGCCCAAATCGTCGTAGAACGGCTGTTAGAACGGCAAAAGGTCGAAAATGGTGGAAATTACCCGGAAACCATCTCCGTAGTCCTCTGGGGAACCGATAACATCAAAACCTATGGGGAGTCCCTAGCCCAAGTGATGTGGATGGTGGGGGTTAAACCTGTTCCCGATGCGTTAGGACGGGTGAATAAGTTGGAGTTAATTTCTTTAGAAGAATTGGGACGACCTCGAATTGATGTCGTGATCAACTGTTCTGGGGTGTTCCGCGACTTATTTATTAACCAAATGGCGCTATTAGATAAAGCGGTGAAAATGGCAGCCGAATCTGATGAACCGTTGGAAATGAATTTTGTTCGTAAACACGCGATAGAACAGGCGAAAGAGTTAGGAGTATCGGTAAGACAAGCTGCAACACGGGTGTTTAGTAATGCGTCAGGTTCCTATTCTTCTAATGTGAATTTGGCGGTTGAAAATAGTAGTTGGGAACAGGAATCTGAGTTACAGGAAATGTATTTGAAACGCAAATCTTTTGCTTTCAATTCTGATAATCCGGGGACAATGGAACAGGATCGAAATATATTTGAGTCGGCGTTAAAAACCGCAGATGTGACATTTCAAAACTTAGATTCTTCGGAAATTAGTTTAACGGATGTCTCCCATTATTTCGATTCTGACCCGACGAAATTAATTTCCAGTTTACGCAAGGATGGCAAAAAACCGACGTCTTATATTGCGGATACAACAACAGCTAATGCACAGGTGCGGACGTTATCGGAAACGGTGCGTTTGGATGCACGGACTAAACTTCTAAACCCGAAATGGTATGAAGGAATGTTATCTCATGGGTATGAAGGGGTGCGGGAACTTTCTAAGCGCCTTGTTAATACAATGGGATGGAGTGCAACGGCGGGTGCTGTGGATAATTGGGTTTATGAGGATGTGAATGAAACGTTTATTGAAGATGCAGAAATGCAGAAACGTTTGATGAACTTAAATCCTCATTCTTTCCGTAAGATTATTAGCACGTTGTTAGAGGTTAATGGTCGCGGCTATTGGGAAACTAGCGAGGAGAATTTAGATCGTCTGCGGGAGTTATACCAAGAAGTTGAAGACCGTATTGAAGGGATTGAATAAAACCCTTTAAAATCCCCATTTCCCTCGGTACAGATGTTGTATGCAATATCTTTATCGGGGGGATATAATTTTTAATGAGGATATCATTTGAACCCATTGAGAGAAAGAATATGGAATCATCAGTTAAAAATAGTTAGTTATTAGAGACGAAACCATTGTTTATTTTGATATTTTTTAATGTGTTATAATAAGATTTAGCTATTACAATCAATATTTAATATTAATCAATTATTTACTAATGAGTATTTACTTCAAAACTCCAGAAATCACTTTATATCAAGGAGACTGTTTAGAAGTCTTATCATTACTTCCTGAAGAATCAGTAAATCTGATTGTTACCGATCCTCCTTACCACTCAACCAAAAAAGCTAATATCACTGGCGACAGAAATTTTAAGACTGATGAAGAATATCTAGCTTGGTTAGAGTCAATAACTGAACAATGGCAGCGAATATTAGCTCCCAATGGTTCTATTTATTGTTTTACTTCTTCTAAAATGGCAGCCCAAGTAGAGGTAATGTTAAGCAAAAAATTCAATATTTTAGCTTCAATCACTTGGACTAAACCTAATGATCCAGGTTATGATGGATGGAAGCAAAAAACAAAAAAAGAAAGTTTACGAAGTTGGTATTTACACTCGGAACGGATTATTTTTGCTGAAGCAACTTCTAAAGAAAACCCAAAACTATCAGCATTTAGCTTTTTATTAAAAAAGACTCGTTTAGCAACAGGATTATCTACAATTGAACTCACAGAGGCTATAGGAGAATACGGTAGTGTTAATCATGGTGGTGCTGTATCAAATTGGGAAACAGGTAGGAATATTCCCAATTGTGAACAATATGAAAAACTAAAATCTGTGTTTTCTAAATACGCTCCTGAAGTTCCACAACTCCCTGATTATGAAAAAATTATTAGACCTTTCTTTGTTAATTCTGATATTCTTTACACAGATATTTGGGATTTTAAAACGGTTAAACCTTATACCGGTAAGCACCCTGCTGAAAAACCTTTAGATCTAATTAAACATATTATTAATACAAGCTCTTATCCTAATGATATCATTTTGGATTGTTTTGCGGGTTCTGGTGTAGTTGGTCAAGCTGCTAAAATTCTTGGTAGAAAAGCAATCTTGGTAGAAATTGAAGAAAATTTGTGTGAAAAGATATCCCAAAGATGTTCCACCTCTGCTCATCAATTACCAAAAGCGCAGCCTAAAAATTTTGACTGGAAACAAGAACCCTTATTTCAATCCTTACTTAAAAGCTAGTAAAGTTAATTTTGCATTAATTCAATTTTTCTTCCATTATTACGGAGAATTTCTTCCATCCATGATAGTGTTCGTTCAATTCCCCAATCTCTTGCGGCTGCATTGCAATGATGATGACCCCAACCCAAATTATAAGAACAATGGTTGTATTCTCCTGCTCTCAGTTCTCTAATATGAAATAAATTTGCTGTAGTTACTGTTAAATCTGGAACATTTCTACCTTCTGCTTGTTCTACACGAGAAGCTAGTTCTTGAGCTAAAATAGGCTTTAAACATAATGGACAAATAGCACGTTGTTGGCTATCTATTATTCTATGTTCTTCAAGAAGTTTTAAGTCAGCAACACCGAGATCCTCGCACTCCTTGTCTATTTTCTGTTTGCATTCATCAGGATTTTCTATTCCTTCATCGCGAGCTATATCCATAATTCCTTCAGTTCGCCATGCCAGAAAAGATAATTGATATCTTGTGGCTTTTATTTCTTCAGATGAAGCATATTCATACACTCTAATTCCTGCACCTTGACCACCGCTATTACTATCAATGTATCCTTGTCTGATGAAGGAATCATCTTGACTGGTGGTATCTGGTACACGAGCTACATACTTCCCACCTAATGGTGATTTCCTTGATGTTGCTGACTGCCAATCTTTATATTGATTTGGATTATATGAGTTCCATTGTTGTCTAGTTTCATAATATACTAATAAATTCTCTCCTATAGTCAAATTATTGGGTAAACTGGAACTGGCTGATGGTGGAGTATCAGAAAAGTAGTTTTCTGGATCAGCTATAACAATATAACCGTTCTCAAATCCTTTATCTGGGAAAGCAATTCCTAGTGTCCATGAACTAAGAGGGATTATAACTGTATTATTTCGGTTAACACGATTCTGATAAATTGTATCCTTTTCTGCACCTCTAGTTTGACCAGTCTTCTCTACTTTTCTTGCAATTGCAGCAGGTAAGCCTAATTTATAGCTGATCTTACTTTTTTTAGACATAATCGCCCCTATCTACCCCATAGTTAGCAAAAAGAGCAGAAACAGATATATTAAGCGCATCGGCTAACTTTTCAATATTTTCTAAGGATGGGTTGCGCTCACCTCTTTCGATACTGGAAATATAGGTACGATGAAGACCCGACAGTTCAGATAATTTCTCCTGAGAAATATCTAACTCTCTTCTACGTCGCCTGATTGCTTTACCAAAGCGCGTTTTAATATCTTTTTGATTTTGTTGCTCCAAAATTTAATTATTTCAGACTTAAATAATTTGATCTACAGACTATATATAAACTTTTGAATAGTATAAGTCTACATTAAATAAGTTTCAAAATGAATACTATGAGTATCAATTTGGGCGAACCTAGAAATGAGGAATCCCTATTCCCCTGGGTAGAAACGTGGTATATCATATCTTTACCGAGGGGATATAATTGTTGTTTAGGATATCATTTCAACCCATTGGTCGGTTCAGTCAATAATTGAAAAAGTATTATTTAACATGGACTATTATGAGATTCCATAGAAGATTAATCAGCCGAATCATCTCCACCACATATAAAATATCGATAATTTATGTAAATAGTTTTTCTAAATATGATATAATAGTAAGGTTTAGATAGTGCGATCGCTAACTCTGCTGAATTTGAAAGAGGATAGATGAGATGACCGTCATCGATCAAGAACAGGTAATTACAAGCCTTAAATCAGTAACTCAAGACATTTCAGTCTATGGAGAGGATTTTTTAGGCTTTTATCAATTTATTTTTAATAGTATTCATCAAGCCCAGGACAAATTAGAGCAGTTAGAAGGTTTGGATTTAATTGTGATTGAAGATTTATATCAAGATTATGAAAAAATTTCTGACCAAAATTTAGTTTTGCAAAAGAAAGAACGAGAAGTATTACAAGTGTTGAGTTTGGGAGATTTTCAACAAGATGCTGAAATCACAGAGGTATTATCAGAAATCTTAGCTGATTTTTTACTAGAGTATTTACTGATTCCAATTTTGAATAATATTAATTATGAACAATTTTTATCCCAATCCAGTTATTATCAGAAATTATTCAAAAATGGGGTAACAGTTTATGAAGCAAAAAGACGCTTATATTGAAATTGCACAACGATATATTCAAACTGCCAAGCAACATCAATCTTTGTCAATTAATACCCAAGAAGTTATCGGTTTTCTAACTTATCATGGGTTTGAATCTATTGCTGTTGCTGTGATTGTTCATTATAAAAGTAGCGTTCCGCTTAATCATGAAACGAAGTTAAGAATGTTTTTAGCATTCTGTAAAAAACATTTATCTAATTCAGTGAATCTTAAACTGATTGCGGCTTTAATTATTCGCTTAGAAAAGAATGGGTATAGAAGTAAGTTTCTCTATCCTGAGTTAATTGATGAAAATAACTTTAAATCTCCTCAACATCAAATCACGTTAACAGAAGCAGGGTTACTGGTTAAAGATGTGGAACGAGTGATTAATCAGATCCTGAGTTCAATTTAGTATTTTATGTTATTATGTACTAAATATTCTACCAAATCATCCTCTTTAATTATGCTAGAAATTCACAAAAATTATATTGTTGATGAAAATCAAAATCCGATTGCTGTTCAGATTCCGATTGCTGAATTCGAGAAAATCGAAGAAATTTTAGAAGATTACTTCTTAGGTAAAATGATGGCAGATGAAGAAGATGCAGAAATTTTATCTAAATCAGAAGCTCTCAAATATTATCAAGGGTTAAAAGAAAGTAATGTGGGTTGTTAGATATACAAAAAAGTTTTTAAAAGAAATGAATTCTCTCCCCCAAGATGTTCAGTCTCGAATAGAAATTATTGTTTTTCAAGAACTAGAATGCCAAAACCCATTTGAGTTAGGATACTTAAGTAAAATGAAAGGATATACTGATAACTCTGAACTTCAAGCATTTATTGATCGATACTCAGCTTGATAGAAAAACGAATTTATATTTTATCGTTCCCAGGCTCCCGCCTGGGAATACCATATTGATGAGGCTCTACCCATCCGCATCTTGTTAAATGTAACGAAATATTACAAATATGCCGTTATAGAGGCATAACGTCTTGACATCTTAGAAGGGGTTCGTTATCTTGATATACATACCCGGGTACACCAGTTCACCGTCCTATGCAAAATAAGCAAAAGGTAACTCTCTATCTTCCGCCGGAACTGCACCGCAAATTAAAAATTAAAGCGGCAGTTGAATCAGAACCGATGTCATCCATTGCTGAACGAGCCATTGTTT
Encoded here:
- a CDS encoding DNA-methyltransferase, with protein sequence MSIYFKTPEITLYQGDCLEVLSLLPEESVNLIVTDPPYHSTKKANITGDRNFKTDEEYLAWLESITEQWQRILAPNGSIYCFTSSKMAAQVEVMLSKKFNILASITWTKPNDPGYDGWKQKTKKESLRSWYLHSERIIFAEATSKENPKLSAFSFLLKKTRLATGLSTIELTEAIGEYGSVNHGGAVSNWETGRNIPNCEQYEKLKSVFSKYAPEVPQLPDYEKIIRPFFVNSDILYTDIWDFKTVKPYTGKHPAEKPLDLIKHIINTSSYPNDIILDCFAGSGVVGQAAKILGRKAILVEIEENLCEKISQRCSTSAHQLPKAQPKNFDWKQEPLFQSLLKS
- a CDS encoding BstXI family restriction endonuclease, translating into MSKKSKISYKLGLPAAIARKVEKTGQTRGAEKDTIYQNRVNRNNTVIIPLSSWTLGIAFPDKGFENGYIVIADPENYFSDTPPSASSSLPNNLTIGENLLVYYETRQQWNSYNPNQYKDWQSATSRKSPLGGKYVARVPDTTSQDDSFIRQGYIDSNSGGQGAGIRVYEYASSEEIKATRYQLSFLAWRTEGIMDIARDEGIENPDECKQKIDKECEDLGVADLKLLEEHRIIDSQQRAICPLCLKPILAQELASRVEQAEGRNVPDLTVTTANLFHIRELRAGEYNHCSYNLGWGHHHCNAAARDWGIERTLSWMEEILRNNGRKIELMQN
- a CDS encoding helix-turn-helix domain-containing protein, whose amino-acid sequence is MEQQNQKDIKTRFGKAIRRRRRELDISQEKLSELSGLHRTYISSIERGERNPSLENIEKLADALNISVSALFANYGVDRGDYV